A portion of the Zootoca vivipara chromosome 6, rZooViv1.1, whole genome shotgun sequence genome contains these proteins:
- the PAFAH1B3 gene encoding platelet-activating factor acetylhydrolase IB subunit alpha1 has protein sequence MSDGDKNPASTPTPVTDVQGDGRWMSLHHRFIADSKDKEPEVVFIGDSLVQLLHQFEIWRELFSPLHALNFGIGGDATQHVLWRLQNGELQHIRPKIVVVWVGTNNHGHTAEQVAGGIEAIVRVIHQQQPQARVVVLGLLPRGKNPNPLREKNSRVNELLEAKVPLLPNASFLNVDPGFVHSDGTISHHDMYDYLHLTRNGYARLCPGLHRLLLCLLGECNAQSP, from the exons ATGAGTGACGGCGACAAGAACCCAGCCAGCACCCCGACCCCAGTCACTGATGTGCAAGGGGATGGGCGATGGATGTCCCTG CACCATCGCTTTATTGCTGATAGCAAAGACAAGGAACCAGAGGTTGTCTTCATTGGAGATTCCTTGGTGCAGCTGCTGCACCAGTTCGAG ATCTGGAGAGAGCTTTTCTCCCCTCTACACGCTCTCAACTTTGGCATTGGGGGTGACGCCACCCAGCATGTGCTCTGGCGCCTGCAGAATGGGGAGTTGCAGCACATCCGACCAAAG ATCGTGGTCGTCTGGGTGGGCACCAATAACCACGGCCACACTGCCGAGCAGGTGGCTGGCGGCATAGAAGCCATTGTGCGGGTCATCCATCAGCAGCAACCGCAGGCCCGTGTGGTGGTGTTG GGCTTGCTGCCACGGGGCAAGAACCCCAACCCCTTGCGGGAGAAGAACAGCAGAGTGAACGAACTGCTCGAGGCGAAGGTGCCGCTGCTGCCCAATGCCTCCTTCCTCAATGTCGACCCGGGCTTTGTGCATTCGGATGGGACCATAAGCCATCACGACATGTACGACTACCTCCACCTGACACGCAACGGCTACGCCAGACTCTGCCCCGGCCTGCACCGGCTGCTGCTTTGCCTGCTGGGAGAATGCAACGCTCAAAGCCCTTGA
- the LOC118085939 gene encoding uncharacterized protein LOC118085939: MPDSYMTPPGQMFHQTPGTSWCLPVPSPADLPSRMALNPLSGNMDFSRRPKAAPLGGQPTSSAHVSVWPTRGFIFSPLSEQQLQKEAAEALMVLRNAPQPGPILATSSLLPPPSSAPALLASSAFTRPSATFHNPGVASPFQQHPSYFMPPCDIQPVKASKDIALKGTQPSPESVSAHGEQAPGPLFLPLLHGSALPQQYKNVHLFSVAPSRAPQVATSVMVSSIQAVKPSLRGTSSVSHHHFAPNLAAYHTASGSMPHTICMPQTVDSGWISETNVEVLAPSGSTHSGPQILPFCVPPMDVSVTSVPLQTGIPCTPFGMELHMLPRLSLLNPTPYIIAQEGFPEPVSPPGQKSKQCHQQQSQEGKHSNTGQEGEEHGRSHNVPGSKDPEGSTEAAPDFLASKQACSQSVQQASPSQQQPSHLHQANTSPSVSLSIGQMGSISLPT; the protein is encoded by the exons ATGCCAGATAGTTATATGACACCTCCAGGACAGATGTTTCACCAGACCCCTGGCACTTCCTGGTGCTTACCGGTACCTTCACCTGCCGATCTGCCCAG CCGCATGGCCCTGAATCCCCTGAGTGGCAACATGGATTTCAGCAGACGTCCAAAGGCTGCACCTTTGGGAGGTCAG CCAACCTCTTCTGCTCATGTTTCGGTCTGGCCCACCAGGGGGTTTATCTTCTCCCCCCTTTCTGAACAACAGCTGCAGAAAGAGGCTGCTGAAGCCCTGATGGTGCTGAGAAATGCTCCCCAGCCAGGTCCCATTTTGGCCACTTCCagtcttctgccccctcccagctCTGCACCTGCTCTGTTGGCCTCATCAGCTTTCACACGCCCCTCAGCAACGTTTCACAATCCTGGGGTGGCCAGTCCCTTCCAGCAGCATCCCTCATACTTCATGCCTCCATGTGACATTCAGCCTGTAAAGGCTTCCAAGGACATAGCTTTGAAAGGAACCCAGCCGTCCCCAGAGTCAGTTAGTGCTCATGGAGAACAGGCCCCAGggcctcttttccttcctttactCCATGGAAGTGCTCTTCCCCAGCAGTACAAAAATGTCCATCTATTCTCAGTTGCTCCATCCCGGGCACCCCAAGTGGCTACTTCTGTAATGGTTTCCAGCATCCAAGCTGTCAAACCCAGCCTCAGAGGGACTTCCAGTGTCAGCCACCACCATTTTGCCCCAAATTTGGCAGCCTACCACACAGCCTCAGGCTCCATGCCACATACCATCTGCATGCCACAAACCGTAGACAGTGGTTGGATTTCAGAGACAAATGTTGAAGTCCTTGCTCCATCTGGCTCCACTCACAGTGGCCCTCAAATTCTGCCCTTCTGTGTCCCACCAATGGATGTCTCTGTCACTTCAGTGCCCCTACAAACTGGCATCCCATGCACTCCATTTGGGATGGAACTGCACATGCTTCCCAGGCTGTCACTGTTGAATCCTACCCCCTACATTATAGCTCAGGAAGGTTTCCCAGAGCCAGTTTCCCCCCCAGGGCAGAAATCAAAACAATGCCATCAGCAGCAGAGCCAAGAAGGAAAGCATTCAAATACGGGACAGGAAGGAGAAGAACATGGCAGAAGCCACAATGTGCCAGGGAGCAAGGATCCAGAAG GTTCTACAGAAGCAGCGCCTGACTTCCTCGCATCTAAGCAAGCATGCAGCCAGTCTGTTCAGCAAGCCTCACCAAGCCAACAACAGCCGAGCCACCTCCACCAGGCCAACACCTCCCCCTCTGTTTCCCTAAGCATTGGCCAGATGGGCTCCATCTCGCTCCCCACCTAG